In Paenibacillus sp. G2S3, a single window of DNA contains:
- a CDS encoding LysE family transporter encodes MNIISFLLYCIVVTCSPGPANIVILSSVQHSGAKKTMRYVCGATMAFGLLLILSTLMNRVLVEIIPNILIIMQVIGSLYMLYLAYKIYKMGSMENQPNPNANFRSGLLMQLVNPKVLLFTLTVIPSYVMPFYTSSLTLFMFVIIITVIGFFAFTTWVVFGAIFRAFLQNHQKVLNTLMALFLVYSAIMISGIL; translated from the coding sequence ATGAATATAATTTCCTTTCTTCTTTATTGCATTGTAGTTACATGTTCACCTGGTCCTGCCAATATTGTTATTCTTTCTTCCGTGCAACATTCAGGGGCTAAGAAAACCATGCGGTATGTATGCGGGGCTACGATGGCTTTTGGACTATTGCTTATCCTTTCTACCTTGATGAATCGTGTTCTGGTAGAGATTATCCCAAATATTCTTATCATTATGCAAGTCATTGGGAGTTTATATATGCTCTACCTAGCTTACAAAATCTATAAAATGGGATCAATGGAAAACCAGCCTAATCCAAATGCCAATTTTCGCTCGGGTTTACTTATGCAGCTTGTGAATCCTAAAGTGCTCTTATTTACTTTAACAGTCATTCCCAGCTATGTAATGCCATTCTACACTTCTTCTCTCACCTTGTTTATGTTTGTTATAATTATAACTGTGATCGGATTTTTTGCTTTTACGACATGGGTTGTATTTGGGGCAATCTTCAGAGCATTTCTGCAAAATCATCAAAAAGTTCTAAATACTCTGATGGCACTATTTTTAGTATACTCGGCCATTATGATATCGGGAATCCTATAA
- a CDS encoding AraC family transcriptional regulator, with protein MERFNYKKSADILTLSASMSDFTYKKHCHEEYAIGVTLRGIQQYNLDGSLQSSHKNGVMLFNPEQTHDGSSYDRAGIDYVMLYIKPTLIQEILGKKELRFASPILYDDKLAQCILALSQAIQNGKEESLCSELLVTLVHLVSNTELVTEHRINNKFVRTAKEMMYCSLEHVLKLDDLCKEFGLSKYQFIREFKTHTGISPYQFFLNCKVEHAKQSIEKTKDIYAAVVDCGFVDLTHLNRHFKSVFGITAHEYRLQLH; from the coding sequence GTGGAGAGATTCAACTATAAAAAGTCGGCAGATATCCTAACATTGTCAGCTAGCATGAGTGATTTCACTTATAAAAAACATTGCCATGAGGAATACGCAATCGGTGTCACCCTACGTGGCATTCAGCAATATAACCTTGACGGCAGCTTGCAATCCTCTCATAAAAATGGCGTAATGCTATTTAATCCAGAGCAAACGCATGACGGCAGTTCATATGATAGAGCAGGTATTGACTATGTCATGCTATATATCAAGCCAACCTTGATACAAGAGATCCTAGGAAAAAAAGAACTCCGCTTCGCCTCTCCCATCCTATACGATGACAAGTTGGCACAGTGCATATTAGCGCTAAGTCAAGCCATCCAGAATGGCAAAGAGGAGTCCTTGTGCAGTGAGCTGTTGGTAACTCTGGTTCACCTAGTATCTAATACTGAACTAGTTACAGAGCACAGGATAAATAATAAATTTGTTAGAACAGCAAAGGAAATGATGTACTGCAGTTTAGAACATGTACTAAAACTAGATGATCTCTGTAAAGAGTTTGGACTTTCCAAATATCAATTTATCCGAGAGTTTAAGACACATACAGGAATATCACCTTATCAATTTTTCTTGAATTGCAAGGTAGAGCATGCCAAGCAGTCCATTGAGAAAACTAAGGATATCTATGCCGCTGTAGTAGATTGTGGATTTGTGGATTTAACTCATTTGAACCGGCATTTTAAAAGCGTGTTTGGCATAACCGCACATGAATACAGGTTACAACTGCATTGA
- the nagA gene encoding N-acetylglucosamine-6-phosphate deacetylase → MSYILQNIQVALQNRIVPAANVWISEGKIMKIDTEDLSIPEGKYERIDGGGHLLVPGMIDVHIHGANGFDMMDGTDKSIQEVSSACASSGCTSFLATSVSSTLEDLLEMIRSVKRVIGHEVGAKIAGIHLEGPYLNPKRKGMQNEKYLRHPNLEEMNLIFEEAGSLIKMVTIAPELPGGMELISYLKEKGVVIAIAHSDATYEEAKQAFASGASHVTHCFNGMRPIHHRDPGVIVAAFEEKHVSLQAIVDNVHLHPAIIRLMHTLKGPEGMVLITDALQAMGLGDGDYMFGGHHVTVSEGVARLKDGTLASSTVTMNEALRYTVETGIPLVDAVKMASTTPANILGLQQKGTITSGFDADLVLLDDEFKVCWTMVDGQIL, encoded by the coding sequence ATGTCTTATATTCTGCAAAATATACAAGTGGCGCTTCAGAATCGTATTGTCCCAGCGGCTAATGTGTGGATTTCTGAAGGGAAAATCATGAAGATAGATACAGAGGATCTATCGATTCCAGAGGGAAAATATGAACGGATCGATGGTGGCGGCCATTTATTAGTACCCGGGATGATAGATGTTCATATTCATGGCGCCAATGGTTTCGATATGATGGACGGCACGGACAAGAGTATTCAAGAAGTCTCTAGTGCTTGTGCTTCATCTGGCTGTACCTCATTTCTGGCTACATCTGTGAGTTCTACGCTAGAAGATCTTTTAGAAATGATTCGAAGTGTCAAGCGTGTGATCGGACATGAAGTGGGCGCTAAGATCGCAGGTATTCACTTAGAGGGACCTTACCTGAACCCGAAGCGAAAAGGAATGCAGAACGAAAAGTATCTGCGCCATCCCAACTTAGAGGAAATGAACCTGATTTTTGAAGAAGCGGGTTCACTCATTAAAATGGTAACAATTGCTCCTGAGCTGCCGGGAGGGATGGAGCTCATCTCCTATCTGAAGGAAAAGGGTGTAGTTATAGCCATCGCTCATTCGGATGCTACTTATGAGGAAGCTAAACAAGCCTTTGCGTCGGGGGCAAGTCATGTTACGCATTGTTTTAATGGCATGCGGCCTATCCATCATCGAGATCCAGGGGTAATTGTGGCTGCTTTTGAAGAGAAGCATGTAAGCCTTCAAGCGATTGTGGACAACGTCCATCTGCATCCTGCGATTATTCGATTAATGCATACCTTGAAAGGACCAGAAGGAATGGTCTTGATTACAGATGCACTGCAAGCCATGGGATTAGGTGATGGGGATTATATGTTTGGAGGCCATCATGTTACGGTATCCGAGGGGGTAGCGAGACTGAAGGATGGAACGCTAGCTTCAAGCACAGTGACTATGAATGAAGCCTTACGTTATACTGTCGAAACTGGAATTCCATTGGTAGACGCCGTAAAGATGGCTTCAACTACGCCGGCCAATATTCTTGGACTTCAACAAAAGGGGACAATAACATCCGGCTTTGATGCTGATCTGGTCCTCTTGGATGATGAATTTAAAGTGTGCTGGACAATGGTGGATGGTCAAATTTTATAA
- a CDS encoding DeoR/GlpR family DNA-binding transcription regulator, whose product MFQEERLLKILEYLKQHQSMSVQEICTEFEVSRDTARRDIVRLVQEGVVIRTHGGVSLPELQKELLSYQDRLIDESESKQRIGKAAAQLIQDHETVILDVSTTVQFVAEQISAKDITVVTHSIDNVGILSKREDLQIYVLGGYLNVKNRLLYGPSIIDKLSEIRADKAFIGASAIRADGLYYPYEEDVRVKREMARRSDQVILVADHTKFIGKSFFRLDFDFVDILMTDRELPSEIREILDQKNITVIECPEETEEAREQD is encoded by the coding sequence ATGTTTCAAGAGGAGAGATTGTTAAAAATACTCGAATATTTGAAACAACACCAATCGATGAGTGTTCAAGAGATCTGTACGGAATTTGAAGTATCCAGAGATACCGCACGAAGGGATATTGTTAGATTAGTACAAGAAGGTGTTGTGATCCGAACACATGGAGGGGTATCGTTACCTGAGTTACAAAAAGAATTATTATCTTATCAGGATCGATTGATCGATGAATCTGAGAGTAAGCAGAGAATAGGGAAGGCTGCGGCGCAGCTTATCCAAGATCATGAGACTGTGATTTTAGATGTATCCACCACTGTACAGTTTGTAGCAGAACAGATCAGCGCGAAGGATATCACGGTTGTCACGCACTCGATTGATAACGTAGGGATCTTGTCAAAGCGGGAGGATCTGCAAATTTATGTTCTTGGTGGTTACTTGAATGTGAAAAACCGCTTGTTATATGGCCCTTCTATTATCGATAAACTTAGTGAAATCCGTGCTGATAAAGCCTTTATTGGAGCATCCGCGATCCGTGCTGATGGACTCTACTATCCATATGAAGAAGATGTGCGGGTGAAGAGAGAAATGGCCCGAAGATCTGATCAAGTCATCTTAGTGGCTGATCACACCAAATTTATTGGCAAATCATTTTTCCGTCTAGACTTTGATTTCGTTGACATTCTAATGACCGATCGGGAACTCCCAAGTGAGATCAGAGAAATTCTAGATCAGAAGAACATTACAGTGATTGAATGTCCAGAAGAAACTGAAGAGGCTCGAGAGCAAGACTGA
- a CDS encoding DinB family protein, with protein MFHAYDVLANQLLANANDPSWYVPFEVAVKDLSEEEAFWKVTEESNSIAEIVQHLLYWNETWQTRYKEESVHAVPSVENNNTFVVAEGVTFQELQQQLLEVLLRWQELITKEQLEADVQEFPDSQWWEVMGNVTTHNAYHVGQIVFIRKIQKSWNRTGK; from the coding sequence ATGTTTCATGCATATGATGTTCTGGCTAACCAGTTGCTAGCTAATGCGAATGATCCAAGTTGGTATGTACCCTTTGAGGTAGCTGTAAAAGACTTAAGCGAAGAAGAAGCTTTTTGGAAAGTAACAGAAGAAAGTAATAGTATTGCTGAGATTGTACAGCATCTGCTCTACTGGAATGAAACTTGGCAAACAAGATATAAAGAAGAGAGTGTTCATGCGGTTCCTTCAGTGGAAAACAATAATACCTTTGTTGTTGCAGAAGGAGTAACGTTCCAAGAACTTCAACAACAGCTTTTAGAAGTTCTACTACGTTGGCAGGAACTGATTACGAAGGAACAATTGGAAGCTGATGTTCAAGAATTTCCAGACAGTCAGTGGTGGGAAGTAATGGGCAATGTGACAACACATAATGCTTATCATGTGGGGCAAATTGTTTTTATTCGAAAGATACAAAAAAGCTGGAATCGCACTGGAAAGTGA
- a CDS encoding protein adenylyltransferase SelO → MTEKIDIGWNFENSYAHLPESMYTRIKPTPVSKPELIIFNESLAMNLGLNSTVLHSKDGVQILAGNEVPKGTESLAQAYAGHQFGHFTMLGDGRAVLLGEQITPQGERVDIQLKGAGRTPYSRGGDGRAGLGPMLREYIISEAMHGLGIPTTRSLAVVTTGETIVRETEQPGAILTRVAASHLRVGTFQYVAAWGTVEDIRTLADYTLQRHYPEAVSQENRYLFLLQEVIGRQAELIAKWQLVGFIHGVMNTDNMALSGETIDYGPCAFMDVYDPETVFSSIDQQGRYAYGNQPGIASWNLARFAETLLPLLADDQEQAIKLAEEELADFKERSYHHWLTGMRAKLGIFNEEVEDVALIEDLLDLMQKYRADYTNTFRALTLEKLEETALFGAAEFTKWQELWQARLSRQQQSKEASQQLMRNSNPAIIPRNHRVEEVLQAAVQQEDYSVMERLLEALSNPYAYSLEQDEYSSLPEESTRPYRTFCGT, encoded by the coding sequence ATGACGGAGAAGATTGATATAGGGTGGAATTTTGAGAACAGTTATGCTCATCTGCCGGAATCCATGTATACACGGATCAAACCAACCCCTGTGAGTAAGCCGGAATTGATTATTTTTAATGAATCATTGGCTATGAATTTAGGGCTGAATAGTACAGTGCTACATAGTAAGGATGGCGTTCAGATTCTTGCGGGCAATGAAGTTCCTAAAGGTACAGAGTCGCTTGCTCAAGCATATGCCGGACATCAATTCGGACATTTCACCATGTTAGGTGACGGCCGAGCTGTGCTGCTTGGTGAACAGATCACTCCCCAAGGTGAACGTGTAGACATTCAGCTTAAGGGTGCAGGAAGAACACCATATTCTCGTGGTGGCGATGGTCGAGCCGGACTTGGACCGATGTTGCGTGAATATATCATTAGCGAAGCCATGCATGGCTTGGGTATTCCCACCACTCGCAGCTTGGCAGTAGTAACGACAGGAGAAACGATTGTTCGAGAAACGGAGCAGCCTGGTGCTATTCTGACCCGAGTTGCTGCAAGTCATCTACGGGTGGGCACCTTTCAATATGTTGCAGCGTGGGGTACTGTTGAGGATATCCGTACTCTGGCAGATTATACATTACAAAGACATTATCCGGAAGCTGTTTCTCAAGAGAATCGTTATCTTTTCCTGCTGCAGGAAGTGATTGGACGTCAGGCTGAGCTGATTGCCAAATGGCAGTTGGTAGGATTTATTCACGGAGTAATGAACACCGACAACATGGCGCTTAGCGGAGAAACGATTGATTATGGTCCTTGCGCCTTCATGGATGTGTATGATCCGGAGACGGTATTCAGCTCCATTGACCAGCAGGGCCGTTATGCCTATGGCAATCAGCCGGGTATTGCCTCTTGGAATCTCGCGAGATTCGCGGAAACTCTTTTACCGCTGCTGGCTGATGATCAAGAACAGGCGATCAAGCTCGCTGAAGAAGAGCTTGCAGATTTTAAAGAGCGGTCTTATCATCACTGGCTTACAGGAATGAGAGCGAAGCTCGGAATCTTCAATGAAGAAGTAGAGGATGTAGCGCTAATTGAAGACCTGCTAGATTTGATGCAGAAATATCGGGCGGACTATACCAATACCTTCCGTGCCCTAACTTTAGAGAAGCTGGAAGAAACCGCTCTGTTTGGTGCAGCAGAATTTACGAAGTGGCAGGAGTTATGGCAGGCTAGACTTAGCAGACAGCAGCAATCGAAAGAGGCTTCACAGCAGTTAATGCGCAATAGTAATCCTGCGATTATTCCGCGAAACCACAGGGTAGAAGAAGTACTCCAAGCGGCAGTGCAACAGGAAGATTATAGTGTGATGGAGCGATTGCTTGAAGCTCTTTCCAATCCTTATGCTTATTCCCTTGAACAGGATGAATATTCGTCACTACCTGAGGAATCGACACGTCCATATCGAACCTTCTGCGGTACCTGA
- a CDS encoding L-serine ammonia-lyase, iron-sulfur-dependent, subunit alpha produces MGNLLEILHKEVVPAEGCTEPIAVAYAVSLAAELLEEEITGIQLHLSGNIIKNAMGVGIPGTGQTGLPIAAALGAVVGRSHKELEILSGLTQAELKMANDLLDRKLLKVEIMDTPEKLYIEAQVKTENHTATAILAKEHTNIEYLALDGKKVTPKKSKADCGKPGLSETEAYEGSVDRIFEFISTAPFSDLSFLLEGARMNKAISDEGLRGDYGLQVGKKMNQQSAVNLFGNDVANKIIAATAAASDARMDGSAMPVMTTAGSGNQGIACTLPVISLAELLGKDEETLARALALSNLVTVHIKHYIGRLSPLCGSGIAGGVGANSGIIYLMDGTLEQIKHGIQNTIASLSGMICDGANSTCALKISTSTNTAIQAATLAMNNIAPTTKDGVIFEEVEDTIRNMERLVQEGLADTDKTILNIMLSKGGAN; encoded by the coding sequence ATGGGCAACTTATTGGAAATTTTGCACAAGGAAGTCGTACCGGCAGAAGGCTGCACAGAGCCGATCGCAGTTGCGTATGCCGTCTCCTTGGCGGCAGAGCTTCTCGAGGAAGAAATAACGGGGATTCAGCTGCATCTCAGCGGTAATATTATCAAAAATGCAATGGGAGTGGGCATCCCTGGCACAGGCCAGACGGGTCTGCCTATCGCAGCAGCGCTTGGAGCGGTGGTTGGACGTTCTCACAAGGAGCTGGAAATCCTATCAGGCTTGACTCAAGCTGAGCTGAAGATGGCAAATGATCTGCTTGATCGAAAGCTGCTAAAAGTGGAGATAATGGACACTCCTGAGAAGTTATATATTGAAGCACAGGTGAAGACAGAGAATCATACAGCGACTGCCATTCTTGCTAAGGAACACACTAATATAGAATACTTGGCACTCGACGGGAAAAAAGTGACGCCCAAAAAGTCTAAAGCGGACTGTGGTAAGCCTGGTCTTTCTGAGACTGAAGCCTATGAAGGCTCGGTAGATCGGATATTCGAGTTTATAAGCACGGCTCCATTTTCAGACCTTAGCTTCCTCTTAGAAGGCGCTCGGATGAACAAAGCGATTTCTGATGAGGGACTCCGAGGTGATTATGGCTTGCAAGTAGGGAAGAAGATGAATCAGCAATCTGCTGTGAATTTGTTCGGCAATGATGTAGCAAACAAAATTATAGCGGCCACTGCTGCGGCTTCAGATGCTCGTATGGATGGCAGCGCAATGCCTGTGATGACAACAGCGGGCAGCGGTAATCAAGGCATCGCCTGTACGCTTCCCGTTATCTCTTTGGCGGAATTGCTTGGCAAGGATGAAGAGACGTTAGCTCGGGCGCTTGCACTAAGTAATCTGGTCACTGTGCATATCAAACACTATATCGGTCGGTTGTCGCCTTTATGTGGTTCAGGAATTGCAGGCGGAGTTGGAGCGAATAGCGGCATCATTTACCTCATGGACGGTACACTTGAGCAGATCAAGCATGGGATACAGAATACGATAGCCTCTTTATCAGGGATGATTTGCGATGGTGCAAATTCAACCTGTGCGCTGAAGATATCCACCTCCACCAATACGGCAATACAGGCAGCCACACTGGCTATGAACAATATTGCTCCTACGACCAAGGATGGCGTTATTTTCGAAGAGGTGGAAGACACTATCCGTAACATGGAGCGACTGGTTCAGGAAGGTCTTGCTGATACCGACAAGACCATTCTAAATATCATGCTCTCCAAAGGCGGAGCGAATTAG
- a CDS encoding DNA alkylation repair protein, whose protein sequence is MDLEMVMQELEALGKERTKKIYMSNGAKEPLFGVATGAMKPIFKKTKINQPLAEQLYATGNYDAMYFAGIIADPKGMTEADYDRWMDAAYFYMLSDFVVAVTLAEADIAQQVADKWIASGEELRMSAGWSCYCWLLGSRPDVEFSESKLAGMLEMLKNTIHDSPERTQYSMNNFMYTVAVSYTPLHDKAFETARTVGPIEVDKNKAKSKFIHAYANIQKAVDKAQLGFKRKHVRC, encoded by the coding sequence GTGGATCTAGAGATGGTCATGCAGGAGCTGGAAGCGCTTGGCAAGGAACGAACCAAGAAAATATATATGTCCAATGGAGCAAAGGAACCGCTATTTGGCGTGGCTACCGGAGCAATGAAGCCAATCTTCAAGAAAACCAAAATAAATCAGCCATTGGCTGAGCAGCTTTATGCGACAGGGAATTACGATGCTATGTATTTTGCCGGCATCATTGCCGATCCTAAAGGAATGACGGAAGCAGATTATGACCGATGGATGGATGCGGCTTATTTTTATATGCTGTCCGACTTTGTAGTGGCAGTAACCTTGGCAGAAGCGGATATTGCACAACAAGTTGCCGATAAATGGATCGCGAGCGGAGAAGAGCTGAGAATGTCAGCGGGCTGGAGCTGTTACTGCTGGCTGCTTGGCAGTCGGCCGGACGTTGAATTTTCCGAAAGCAAGCTTGCCGGTATGCTTGAGATGTTGAAGAATACGATTCATGATTCTCCAGAACGTACCCAATACTCTATGAACAACTTCATGTATACAGTGGCCGTATCTTATACGCCGTTGCATGATAAGGCATTTGAGACTGCGAGAACTGTGGGTCCAATTGAAGTTGATAAAAATAAAGCAAAGAGTAAATTTATTCATGCGTACGCAAATATTCAAAAAGCTGTCGACAAAGCTCAGCTTGGCTTTAAACGAAAGCATGTAAGATGTTGA
- a CDS encoding DUF6622 family protein: MEIKSQRSILGGKIMHITITQIILHTPSWVWLLFVLLVLMGIRNSQERAVNFLRMFIAPLIFITWGLRTIITTFPQLGLTLTSYIVFIIPGFLIGYLLNKRYQSFFRKGSVVFKKKGYLPLIIVLLNFIVKYVLNVMLVFYNDTLFHLIYSSTNGLTVGLFFGGITYAFYMKGKLNKSISQLHPFRK, translated from the coding sequence ATGGAAATAAAATCACAGCGCTCTATACTAGGAGGAAAAATAATGCATATTACAATCACGCAAATCATTTTACACACACCCTCATGGGTGTGGCTGTTATTCGTTCTTTTGGTTCTCATGGGAATCAGAAATTCTCAGGAACGAGCTGTTAATTTCTTAAGAATGTTTATTGCCCCTCTTATTTTTATAACATGGGGTTTACGAACGATAATAACTACATTTCCTCAATTAGGATTGACCTTGACGAGTTATATTGTTTTTATAATTCCAGGCTTTCTAATTGGATATTTATTGAATAAGAGATATCAATCCTTTTTTCGAAAGGGCTCCGTTGTTTTTAAAAAGAAAGGCTATCTTCCATTAATAATTGTCCTCCTCAATTTTATTGTTAAATATGTACTGAATGTAATGTTGGTTTTTTATAATGATACCTTGTTTCACCTCATTTATTCTTCCACTAATGGGCTAACCGTTGGATTATTTTTTGGAGGAATCACATATGCGTTTTATATGAAAGGCAAGCTTAACAAATCGATAAGTCAGCTTCATCCGTTCCGGAAATAA
- a CDS encoding response regulator transcription factor, translating into MEKIIRVVLADDEPFVRQGLRYIIDSQPDMECVGEASDGEEAYLISLDTKPDIVLMDIQMPNSSGLDATHRILRENSEIKIVLLTTFDVQAYVIEGIRAGAVGYLLKDTDMQEILAGIRWANHGNAIYRTPTASKALIEAISSDTKSTKTEQASDHLSEFLTERELDVLQQMAYGRRNSEISEILNISQGTVKTHIHRILQKLEVEDRTQAVVLAIRTGIVE; encoded by the coding sequence ATGGAAAAAATAATTAGAGTTGTACTTGCGGATGACGAGCCTTTTGTTCGGCAAGGATTAAGGTATATTATAGATTCTCAGCCTGATATGGAATGTGTGGGGGAAGCAAGTGATGGAGAGGAGGCTTATCTCATTTCACTGGATACGAAACCGGATATTGTCCTAATGGATATTCAAATGCCTAATTCCTCGGGGCTCGATGCAACGCATAGAATCCTACGTGAAAATTCAGAAATCAAGATTGTCCTCCTAACCACTTTTGACGTTCAAGCTTATGTGATTGAAGGGATACGAGCAGGCGCAGTAGGTTACTTGTTGAAGGACACGGATATGCAAGAAATTCTGGCTGGAATACGATGGGCGAATCATGGTAATGCAATTTACAGAACCCCTACTGCAAGCAAGGCGCTTATTGAAGCCATTTCCAGTGATACAAAGTCAACTAAAACAGAGCAAGCATCAGATCATTTATCCGAGTTTCTGACAGAGCGTGAACTTGATGTACTTCAGCAAATGGCTTACGGGCGCCGGAATTCTGAAATTTCGGAAATTCTGAATATCTCACAGGGCACAGTTAAGACTCATATCCATCGAATTCTCCAAAAGCTTGAGGTAGAAGATCGTACACAAGCTGTAGTTTTGGCGATACGGACAGGAATAGTAGAATAA
- a CDS encoding sensor histidine kinase: MDELETWRVIVKFVFKEEKIYVHLFRVIGTVLLALTFYQDYNGQGFINLLGGSIVLLLYMVLVWVKNSWWTAVKFYAVSFLIVSLILVLHFVFNAPNTTLLWPLYFIILFMNRVYPRASFIIGITTLTAIFLIYSLSFSTLLGLLGVILVARSIKIRRDAHHLTKLHLEELHKAHKELKTMHNELQEATVHSVRYAALEERTRLASEIHDGLGHQLTSLIVQLQALQIMQETDPKRAAESISQLISIARQAMAEVRVAVKEWSNDEMGLGLVALKGLVSQTQGRSSIQFNFNQHSDVSEWPIEASIVLYRVLQESLTNVLRHSNATICSIDLEEANGTIYLTVTDNGITTKEKPANLGFGLNGIVERCKAAGGDCHFSSIEPHGFCLEAVVPVECRPIVEEKE; encoded by the coding sequence TTGGATGAATTAGAAACTTGGAGGGTTATCGTGAAGTTTGTATTCAAGGAAGAAAAAATATATGTACATCTGTTTCGTGTTATTGGGACTGTGCTTTTGGCATTAACCTTTTATCAAGATTATAACGGTCAAGGGTTCATCAATCTTCTAGGTGGCTCGATCGTGTTGTTGCTATACATGGTGTTGGTTTGGGTGAAAAACTCTTGGTGGACTGCTGTGAAATTTTATGCAGTTTCTTTTTTGATCGTTTCACTAATATTAGTGCTTCATTTTGTTTTTAACGCACCGAACACAACCCTACTTTGGCCGCTTTATTTTATTATCCTATTTATGAATCGAGTGTATCCCCGTGCTTCTTTCATCATAGGGATCACTACGCTTACTGCTATTTTTTTGATCTATTCTTTATCCTTTAGCACTCTTTTGGGTCTGCTAGGTGTAATTCTCGTTGCTCGGAGTATAAAAATTAGAAGGGATGCTCACCACTTAACAAAGCTTCACCTCGAAGAGTTACATAAGGCTCATAAAGAGCTGAAGACTATGCATAATGAACTTCAAGAAGCCACTGTTCATTCGGTGCGCTATGCAGCGTTAGAAGAAAGGACTAGACTTGCCAGCGAAATTCATGACGGACTGGGTCATCAACTGACTTCACTGATTGTTCAATTACAAGCCCTTCAAATTATGCAAGAAACGGACCCTAAAAGAGCAGCTGAGTCCATCAGTCAGTTGATTTCTATTGCTCGTCAAGCTATGGCGGAAGTTAGAGTTGCGGTGAAGGAATGGTCAAATGACGAAATGGGTCTAGGTCTGGTTGCTTTAAAAGGCCTCGTTTCCCAAACGCAAGGCAGGTCTTCTATACAGTTCAACTTTAATCAACATTCCGATGTATCCGAGTGGCCGATTGAAGCAAGTATTGTTTTATATAGAGTGCTACAGGAGTCTTTGACCAATGTGCTTCGTCATTCAAATGCGACGATTTGCAGTATTGATCTTGAAGAAGCAAACGGTACGATTTATCTCACGGTCACTGACAATGGAATCACCACTAAAGAAAAACCTGCAAATTTAGGATTTGGCCTAAATGGAATAGTAGAACGGTGTAAAGCAGCGGGGGGAGATTGTCATTTTTCATCTATTGAACCCCATGGTTTTTGCTTGGAGGCAGTCGTTCCAGTTGAATGTAGACCTATTGTGGAAGAGAAGGAGTAA
- a CDS encoding carbohydrate ABC transporter permease translates to MRLHSITRIFRYIPLVAWLIFTIVIFGYAILASLSTTREIFTNKLLASGFHFSNYTLLFEETKMGLYFMNSLIYTVTACIGIIVIAAPAAYILGRIQFRGKRIVDLMFISALSVPGLLISIPLFSLFYSLNLTGSTFTLIFVYIFTNVPFAVFLLTGFFASIPKELEESAAIDGCGPIKAFIKIILPIAQAGILTLTIFNVMGIWNEYFYALIFANNPDRHPVALALQSIVVGYTNTGNYSGIFAASILVFLPTFILYLLVSRKIVAGITIGSVKG, encoded by the coding sequence ATGCGTCTTCACTCGATCACGCGAATCTTTCGATATATTCCATTAGTAGCCTGGCTCATCTTTACAATTGTTATTTTTGGATACGCAATCCTTGCTTCACTAAGCACGACAAGGGAGATATTCACTAACAAACTACTTGCGAGCGGATTCCATTTCTCGAACTATACCCTCTTATTTGAAGAAACTAAGATGGGCTTGTACTTTATGAACAGTCTAATTTACACGGTAACCGCCTGTATAGGTATTATTGTTATAGCGGCACCGGCTGCTTATATATTGGGTCGAATTCAATTTAGAGGAAAGCGAATAGTTGATTTAATGTTTATCTCGGCCTTATCTGTTCCGGGACTGCTGATCTCGATTCCATTGTTTTCGTTATTTTATTCATTGAATTTAACAGGCTCTACTTTTACATTAATCTTTGTATACATTTTTACGAATGTTCCTTTTGCTGTATTCTTGCTTACTGGTTTCTTTGCATCCATTCCGAAAGAACTGGAAGAATCAGCGGCAATCGATGGATGTGGGCCGATTAAGGCATTTATCAAAATTATTTTACCCATTGCGCAGGCCGGAATTCTGACGTTAACTATTTTTAATGTGATGGGGATTTGGAATGAATATTTCTATGCTCTAATCTTTGCTAATAATCCAGATCGACATCCAGTAGCATTAGCGCTCCAATCCATTGTAGTAGGGTATACGAATACTGGTAATTATTCAGGTATTTTTGCAGCATCTATTCTAGTGTTTTTGCCAACGTTTATTCTTTATCTTCTTGTGTCCAGAAAGATCGTTGCTGGGATCACAATAGGTTCTGTAAAAGGTTGA